From Salinirubrum litoreum, one genomic window encodes:
- a CDS encoding PH domain-containing protein has product MRPEHEWFTPEQLRRYYFAYEAVAVVVVLSVVGLLAVTGALAAMHPWVLAVGGGVLLLGFGYLTWWVPAFARTAEYRFTDDEVEYRRGVFFRQQTTVPYNRITNVGTAQGPIQRLVKSGAVKVHTAGFGGQTGAELTVDGVTDFQEIQEQILGRVRARPGTATEGDDVVEPTATADSPDESTELLGEIRRIRELLEHGRQA; this is encoded by the coding sequence ATGAGACCCGAACACGAGTGGTTCACGCCCGAACAGTTACGCCGGTACTACTTCGCGTACGAAGCGGTCGCGGTCGTCGTCGTCCTTTCCGTCGTCGGTCTCCTCGCCGTCACGGGTGCCCTCGCGGCGATGCATCCGTGGGTACTCGCGGTCGGCGGTGGGGTCCTGCTGCTCGGCTTCGGCTACCTGACCTGGTGGGTTCCGGCATTCGCTCGAACCGCCGAGTACCGCTTCACCGACGACGAAGTCGAGTACCGACGCGGGGTCTTCTTCCGACAGCAGACCACCGTCCCGTACAACCGGATCACGAACGTCGGCACCGCACAGGGGCCGATCCAGCGACTGGTCAAATCGGGGGCCGTCAAGGTCCACACCGCCGGCTTCGGTGGCCAGACGGGTGCCGAACTGACCGTCGACGGTGTCACCGACTTCCAGGAGATCCAAGAACAGATCCTCGGGAGGGTCAGAGCACGACCCGGAACCGCGACCGAGGGCGACGACGTCGTCGAACCGACCGCGACAGCGGACAGCCCCGACGAGTCGACCGAACTCCTCGGAGAGATCCGCCGGATCCGCGAACTGCTGGAGCACGGCCGGCAGGCCTGA
- a CDS encoding NAD(P)(+) transhydrogenase (Re/Si-specific) subunit beta: MAGLADGLPPETLQIAYLLAGVLFILGLQRLTHPRTAARGNLISASGMVLAVGATVLWFEILSPLVLAAALLVGAAIGTWLATTVETTDMPQLVGLFNGFGGGASALVAGAELVDQVGTAGTASDLSVTVTAAAGVTGLVGAVTFCGSLVAAGKLHGVLEDPIRYSGENVVKAVTLLAAVVVGVALVTQSPRFGPLQLGAFATPYWVLLALASILGVLLVVPIGGADMPVVIALLNACSGLAAASTGFVLDNSVLIIAGTLVGASGIILTVIMCRSMNRSLRNVLFSEYGGASAAAGRDGTDVYEGRVKSTSPEEVVLLLETARRVVIVPGYGMAVGQAQHAVAELANLLEADGIEVVFAIHPVAGRMPGHMNVLLAEANIPYEQMQELSAVNPTFSQTDLVLVTGANDVVNPTAYSGEESPIAGMPVLNVWEAETVVVNKRSLSPGYAGIPNPLFAGDNTLMLFGDARECMQALVNEYKQTRS, from the coding sequence GTGGCTGGCCTCGCCGACGGACTCCCGCCGGAGACACTCCAGATCGCGTACCTCCTCGCGGGGGTCCTGTTCATCCTCGGACTCCAGCGGCTGACCCACCCACGGACCGCAGCGCGGGGGAACCTCATCTCGGCGTCGGGCATGGTGCTCGCCGTGGGAGCGACCGTGCTCTGGTTCGAGATTCTCTCGCCGCTGGTGCTGGCGGCCGCACTCCTCGTCGGTGCGGCCATCGGCACCTGGCTGGCGACGACCGTCGAGACGACCGACATGCCGCAACTCGTCGGCCTGTTCAACGGGTTCGGTGGGGGTGCATCCGCGCTCGTCGCGGGTGCCGAACTCGTCGATCAGGTCGGGACAGCCGGCACCGCGAGCGACCTCTCGGTCACGGTGACCGCCGCTGCGGGCGTCACCGGCCTCGTCGGCGCAGTCACGTTCTGTGGGAGTCTCGTGGCCGCCGGAAAGCTCCACGGCGTCCTCGAAGATCCGATCCGGTACTCCGGGGAGAACGTGGTCAAGGCCGTGACGCTCCTCGCTGCGGTCGTCGTCGGGGTGGCGCTCGTCACGCAGTCGCCGCGCTTCGGTCCGCTCCAGTTGGGCGCGTTCGCGACGCCGTACTGGGTGTTGCTCGCTCTCGCCTCGATCCTCGGGGTGTTACTGGTCGTCCCGATCGGGGGTGCGGACATGCCCGTCGTGATCGCCCTGTTGAACGCGTGTTCGGGGCTGGCCGCCGCCTCGACGGGGTTCGTGCTGGACAACAGCGTGCTCATCATCGCCGGGACGCTCGTCGGTGCCTCGGGGATCATCCTGACCGTGATCATGTGCCGGTCGATGAATCGCTCGCTCCGGAACGTCCTCTTCAGCGAGTACGGGGGAGCGAGCGCGGCCGCCGGTCGGGACGGAACGGACGTCTACGAGGGGCGGGTCAAGTCGACGTCCCCCGAGGAGGTGGTGCTGTTACTCGAGACGGCCCGACGTGTCGTGATCGTCCCGGGCTACGGGATGGCCGTGGGGCAAGCCCAGCACGCCGTCGCGGAACTGGCGAACTTGCTGGAGGCCGACGGCATCGAGGTCGTCTTCGCCATCCACCCCGTCGCGGGCCGGATGCCGGGACACATGAACGTCCTGCTCGCCGAGGCGAACATCCCGTACGAACAGATGCAGGAACTCTCGGCGGTCAACCCGACGTTCTCACAGACCGATCTCGTTCTGGTGACGGGGGCCAACGACGTGGTGAACCCGACCGCCTACAGCGGGGAGGAGAGTCCGATCGCCGGGATGCCGGTGTTGAACGTGTGGGAGGCCGAGACCGTCGTCGTCAACAAACGGAGTCTCAGTCCCGGCTACGCGGGCATCCCCAACCCGCTGTTCGCGGGAGACAACACGCTCATGCTGTTCGGCGACGCCCGTGAGTGCATGCAGGCGCTGGTCAACGAGTACAAACAGACCCGCTCGTAG
- a CDS encoding CPBP family intramembrane glutamic endopeptidase has product MPSKRAESYQTDSGDLSPAVVVGLAVSLFGVVVLGQIELPRWIAASATRSFLTNSLSSWVLAGAIVTLVVYWERRDVASIGLELPGRRDVAVGIGAGLLATVIGLLVTGGAVAVFDLQAPPTLSAIAELSLPVQVGIVGTAVVTEEILWRGYPIERLTELTGNVWIGGVVSGLVFLAVHLPAWGLVGAIPQSVFTTFLVGVYVWRRNVVVTMLTHGVINGLVLLVLPAML; this is encoded by the coding sequence ATGCCGTCCAAACGAGCCGAGAGCTATCAGACCGACTCGGGGGACCTCTCGCCTGCCGTCGTCGTCGGTCTCGCCGTCTCGCTGTTCGGCGTCGTGGTGCTCGGACAGATCGAACTCCCGCGCTGGATCGCGGCGTCGGCGACGCGGTCGTTCCTGACGAACTCACTGTCCAGTTGGGTGCTCGCCGGGGCGATCGTGACACTCGTCGTCTACTGGGAGCGACGAGATGTCGCCTCGATCGGCCTCGAACTCCCGGGCCGACGGGACGTCGCGGTCGGCATCGGTGCCGGCCTGCTCGCCACCGTCATCGGTCTCCTCGTGACCGGCGGTGCGGTTGCCGTGTTCGATCTCCAGGCACCGCCGACGCTGTCGGCGATCGCAGAGCTCTCCCTGCCGGTGCAGGTCGGAATCGTCGGGACGGCCGTCGTCACCGAGGAGATACTCTGGCGTGGCTACCCCATCGAACGGCTGACCGAACTGACTGGCAACGTCTGGATCGGCGGCGTCGTCAGCGGTCTGGTCTTCCTCGCGGTCCACCTTCCCGCCTGGGGACTCGTCGGTGCCATCCCGCAGTCGGTGTTCACCACGTTCCTCGTCGGTGTGTACGTCTGGCGGCGGAACGTCGTCGTAACCATGCTCACTCACGGTGTCATCAACGGACTCGTGTTGCTCGTGCTCCCGGCGATGCTCTGA